The following coding sequences are from one Anser cygnoides isolate HZ-2024a breed goose chromosome 10, Taihu_goose_T2T_genome, whole genome shotgun sequence window:
- the LOC136791639 gene encoding PHD finger protein 7-like, with amino-acid sequence MSEMKRKAPDSREQACMLCGRADADPNICGPIHKRNGLCAHTFCLSLANGLYRLGSLHDGILGFLLEDIQHTIKRASQKQCFVCGERGATITCTETGCERSFHLPCASEGECVTQFFGQYRSFCWEHRPQQAVQAAPEQDTICIICMDPVGDSKSYHTMVCPACSHAWFHRGCIQGQAVSAGILYFQCPICRNQVEFRSEMSIMGIQVPVRGPTWEDGNAFASLQERHQRCDVSECLYPQGREQAEGQGPWQLLLCRSCAAEGTHRRCSNLTNSTGTWECDSCAGVGTAGATPDKKPLTAGTSSPRSPEPAPKTPQEQPRTRKRCWEQQQHQICQGGGIGVPQWIPRA; translated from the exons ATGTCTGAAATGAAGCGGAAGGCTCCCGACTCGAGGGAGCAAG CATGCATGCTGTGTGGCCGGGCAGATGCTGACCCGAACATCTGCGGCCCCATACACAAAAGGAATGGACTCTGTGCCCACACGTTTTGCCTG TCTCTTGCGAATGGCCTTTATCGGCTTGGATCACTACACGACGGAATTTTGGGATTTTTACTGGAGGATATACAGCACACAATCAAGCGGGCATCCCAGAAG CAATGCTTCGTTTGTGGCGAGCGAGGGGCCACCATCACCTGCACGGAGACAGGCTGTGAACGCAGCTTCCATCTCCCCTGCGCCTCGGAGGGAGAATGCGTCACCCAGTTCTTTGGGCAGTACAG gtccttctgctgggagcaccgccctcagcaggcagtgcaggcagcTCCGGAGCAGGACACCATCTGCATCATCTGCATGGACCCTGTGGGGGACAGCAAGTCCTACCACACCATGGTGTGCCCAGCCTGCAGTCACGCCTGGTTCCACCGGGGCTGCATCCAG GGACAAGCTGTGAGTGCAGGCATTCTCTACTTCCAGTGCCCCATCTGCAGAAACCAGGTGGAGTTCCGTTCCGAAATGTCCATCATGGGGATCCAAGTCCCAGTCAG AGGACCAACCTGGGAGGACGGCAACGCCTTTGCATCGCTGCAAGAGAGGCACCAGCGCTGTGATGTCAGTGAATGCCTTTACCcacaaggcagggagcaggcggAGGGACAGGG gccctggcagctgctcctgtgccGCTCCTGTGCTGCCGAAGGCACCCACCGGCGCTGCTCCAACTTGACCAACAGCACAGGCACCTGGGAGTGCGACAGCTGCGCTGGCGTGGGCACTG CGGGGGCGACCCCGGACAAGAAGCCGCTCACCGCTGGAACGTCCAGCCCCAGATCCCCAGAGCCGGCCCCGAAGACGCCGCAGGAGCAGCCACGCACCAGAAaacggtgctgggagcagcagcagcaccagatctGCCAGGGGGGCGGCATCGGGGTCCCCCAGTGGATCCCCAGGGCCTAG